The Thermocladium sp. ECH_B nucleotide sequence AGGTTCTGGTACCCGCCAAACAGGTCTAGGCAGGAATTCATAAAGAGGGGATGGAGAACGGTGATCGCTCACCAGACGAGGAACGTGCCTCACACTGGGCATGAGCACTTGATGAAGGAGGCAGCATTCCTGGGCGATATTGAGCCATGCAACGGGATACTGGTTAATGCCATAATAGGGGCAAAGAGACTGGGGGACTTCGTGGATGAGGCAATACTTGAGGGGCATGAAGCGGTCAATAAGTTCGGCTACATAAAGCCAACGAGGCACTTAGTAACGATGACTCTCTGGGACATGAGGTATGGGAACCCCCTTGAATCGCTTCTTCACGGAATAATTAGGCAAAACATGGGCTGCACGCATCACATGTTTGGGAGGGATCATGCTGCTGTGGGGGATTACTATGATCCATACGCTACGCAGTTGCTGTGGAGCAGGGGAATACCGAGTTATGGGCTTCCCGCTCCGCCCTATGATTTGGATAAGGGGCTTAAGATTCGGCCAGTTAATATTCAAGAGTTCTGGTACTGTCCGGTCTGCGGTGAAATAGCCTACAGCGAGTCCTGTGGGCATAGGGATAAGGCGGAGAGGTTCAGCGGTAGCTTCGTGCGTGGATTAATAGCGGAGGGCATTGAGCCCCCCACCATAATATTTAGGCCGGAGGTCTATGAAGTGATAGTTAAGTGGTGGCGTCAATTTAATTA carries:
- a CDS encoding sulfate adenylyltransferase, whose protein sequence is MSLKLSAPPPHGGKLIDAVVDREEGAKMAAGCPSYDIRPTIDRRTGVPIRNAYREVMSIAYGFFSPLDGFMTRNEAESVLRERRLLSGWIFPFPIIFDIDPHDLNRLGVKEGDRLLLNLKGRPFAVIDIEEVWTFDPKDLANRTFGTPDKNPEVVKKQFDEKHPGWSIYANMTGTAIGGKVHIINEPRLRSPYDRFWYPPNRSRQEFIKRGWRTVIAHQTRNVPHTGHEHLMKEAAFLGDIEPCNGILVNAIIGAKRLGDFVDEAILEGHEAVNKFGYIKPTRHLVTMTLWDMRYGNPLESLLHGIIRQNMGCTHHMFGRDHAAVGDYYDPYATQLLWSRGIPSYGLPAPPYDLDKGLKIRPVNIQEFWYCPVCGEIAYSESCGHRDKAERFSGSFVRGLIAEGIEPPTIIFRPEVYEVIVKWWRQFNYPFVNKRYLELKENELEVDLEPMEVSNK